The genomic region CCGGCGCGGCCGCTTCAAAGCCGTCGACGACGTGACGCTCTCGGTGCGTCAGGGCGAAACGCTCGGAATCGTCGGCGAATCGGGCTCGGGCAAGTCGACGCTCGCGATGGCGCTGCTCGGCCTGCAGCGCATCTCGCACGGCACGGTGCAGTTCCAGGGCAAGGCGCTCGGCGATTTTCGCGGACGCGAAAAGACGGTGCTGCGCTCGAATCTGCAAGTCGTGTTTCAGGACCCGTTCGGCTCGCTGTCGCCGCGGCAGACGGTGGAGAGAATCGTCGGGGAAGGGCTGGCGTTGCATCGGCCGGAACTGGATGCCGCCGCCCGGCGCGCAAAGGTGATCGCGGTGCTGCGCGAAGTCGGGCTGGACCGCACGGCGCTCACGCGATATCCGCACGAGTTTTCGGGCGGGCAGCGGCAACGCATCGCGATTGCGCGCGCGCTCGTGCTCGAACCGAGCATTCTGATTCTCGATGAACCGACGAGCGCGCTCGATGTCTCAATCCAGACTCAAGTTCTGGCACTTCTTGCCGATATTCAAAGAAAGCACAACCTCGGATATGTATTTATTAGCCACGATTTGCAAGTGATTGGCGCGATGGCGCATCGCGTCGCGGTCATGCGAGATGGAAATGTCGTGGAGGCAGGCGAAGTGGAGAAGATTTTTGCGAATCCGTCGGAAGAATACACACGAAAGCTACTGGCGGCAGCCCTGAATTCCTAAAAATCTTTCTTTTTCTCCAATTGCGTCTGGGTCTCAATTGTATTTTCCTATTTCTTTTGACAGTTAAATACTTTGTGGCTAGTATGCGTTCAAACTTTCACATATCTCCCTGATTTTTCAGTCTTTAATTGTAAAACCTACCGACCGATGCAGCCACTCACACTGACTCAGACATGCGCGCGCGCCGCCGCCGGCATGTTGATCGGCCTTCTGATGACAACAGCTTCCGGCGCCTTCGCCGACGAAGTCAGCAGTAATAGCCAAAACGCCGCCAACGGCGTCATCATTTCCCCCAAAGCACCCGAAACTGCAGCCGCGGCGGACACTGCCAGCGCTCCCGGCGCTGCCAAGTCGTTCCTCTCGGGCGTTGCGAGCAAGGCGGGCGACGTCGTCGTCGGCGCGCTCAACATGATCGGCGTGCGCTATCGCTGGGGCGGCGACACGCCGGATTCCGGTCTGGATTGCAGCGGCTTCGTGCGCTACGTGTTTCAGGACACGCTCGGCATGACACTGCCGCGCCGCGCCGAGGAAATGAGCCGCGTCGGCGAGAAGGTCCGCGTGTCGGATCTCAAGCCGGGCGACCTCGTCTTCTTCAATACGATGCGCCGCTCGTTTTCGCACGTCGGCATCTATATCGGCGACAACAAGTTCGTGCACTCGCCGTCCACCGGCAGCACGATCCGTGTCGACGACATGGAAAACGCGTATTGGGAAAAGCGCTTTACAGGCGCACGCCGCATCGAGAACGCGCAGTTCAACGACGGTTCCGAACTGCGTCAGCGCGTGAGCGCGACAATCGGCGGTTACTGAAGCACAGTCGCCCCGGCCACGAAAAGCCTGCATTCTCGCGAACGCAGGCTTTTTTGTTTCTGCGCGCCCAAAGCGCAAAGCGGCGCGCGCCTATGACGTTCATCGGAAAGCCTCATTGCACGGGTTTCTAAAAGCCGTTATAGTTTTCGAATGAACTTTTCTCTGTTCTCCCTCTCGTTTTCCCCGGCTGGTGCGTCGCTACGCGCACTATCGCTACTAGCGCTACTTACGCGCTGATCTTTCTCGCCTCCCGTCTGCTCGTTCAAGGTTTTCGACGCCAGCGGTGGCGCGAACACCCGAATTCCCTTTGCCGTTTTATCTCGATATTCCCAGCAATCGATAAATCCCCCAGGAGCCCAACATGGCAGCAGACAAGTTGATCATTTTCGACACGACCTTGCGCGACGGCGAGCAGTCCCCCGGCGCTTCGATGACGAAGGAAGAGAAGATTCGCATCGCGAAGCAGCTCGAGCGCATGAAAGTCGACGTGATCGAGGCGGGCTTCGCCGCCAGCTCCAACGGCGACTTCGACGCGATCAACACGATTGCCTCGCTCGTGAAGGACAGCACGGTCTGCTCGCTTGCCCGGGCGAACGACAAGGACATTCAGCGCGCCGCCGACGCGCTCAAGCCCGCCAATCAGTTCCGCATTCACACGTTTATCGCGACTTCCGCGCTTCATATGGAAAAGAAGCTGCGTATGTCGTCGGAACAGGTCTACGAACAGGCGCGGCTCGCGGTGCGTTTCGCCCGCAAATTTACCGATGACGTCGAGTTCTCGCCGGAAGACGGCAGCCGCTCGGATATCGACTTTCTGTGCCGCGTGCTCGAGGCAGTGATCGACGAAGGCGCGCGCACGATCAATATCGCCGACACGGTCGGCTACGGCGTGCCCGAACTGTACGGCAATCTCGTCAAGACGCTGCGGGAGCGCATTCCCAATTCCGACAAGGCCATTTTCTCGGTCCACTGTCACGACGATCTGGGCATGGCGGTCGCGAACTCGCTCGCGGGCGTGCAGATCGGCGGGGCGCGTCAGGTCGAATGCACGATGAACGGGCTTGGCGAGCGCGCGGGCAATACGTCGCTCGAAGAAATCGTGATGGCGGTCAAGACGCGCAAGGATTACTTCGGCCTGGACGTGGGCATCGACACCTCGCAGATCGTGCCGACTTCGAAGCTCGTCTCGCAGATCACCGGCTTCGTCGTGCAGCCGAACAAGGCGGTGGTCGGCGCGAATGCGTTCGCGCACGCGTCGGGCATCCACCAGGATGGCGTGCTCAAGGCGCGCGATACCTACGAAATCATGCGCGCCGAAGACGTGGGCTGGAGCGCGAACAAGATCGTGCTCGGCAAGCTCTCCGGGCGCAATGCGTTCAAGCAGCGGCTCGAGGAACTCGGCGTCACGATGGAATCCGAGGCGGCCGTGAACGCCGCGTTCGCGCGCTTCAAGGATCTCGCGGACCGTAAGGCCGAAATCTTCGACGAAGACATCATGCAGATCGTCTCCGAGGGATCGGCGGAGTCGCAGGCCAAGGAGCATTTCCGCTTCGTCTCGATGAAGCAGCACTCCGAGACCGGCGAGCAGCCGCAAGCGCGCGTGGTGTTCGCGGTGGACGGCACGGAAACGACGGGTGAAGCGCGCGGCAACGGTCCGGTGGACGCGACGCTGCACGCGATCGAATCGAAGGTGGAAAGCGGCGCGGAACTCGTCCTGTATTCGGTCAACGCCATCACGACCGGCACGCAGGCGCAAGGCGAAGTCACCGTGCGGCTGTCGAAGAGCGGGCGCATCGTGAACGGCGTCGGCACGGACCCGGACATCGTCGCGGCATCGGCGAAGGCGTATATCGCCGCGCTCAACAAGCTGCACTCGAAGGTCGAGAAGCTGAATCCGCAACTCTGATCTCGCGCTTTTCGCGGAGGAAGTCACGCAGGAAGAAGAAAGCCCTCGCCGTCCGCGAGGGCTTTTTTCATGGCTTTGTCGTCAGAACAGGTTGCGCCGGTCGGGATCGTGTAACGGATCGGGCGTTTTCTGCGTCATGCGCAAGATGCCTTGGTCGTCGAAATAGAAGCTGTACATCAGATACCAGAAGTTCGCCTCCATATAGCGATAGGTCCAGACTTCGCGCTTCATCAGCGGAAAGTACGAGGTCTCCAC from Caballeronia sp. Lep1P3 harbors:
- a CDS encoding C40 family peptidase — translated: MQPLTLTQTCARAAAGMLIGLLMTTASGAFADEVSSNSQNAANGVIISPKAPETAAAADTASAPGAAKSFLSGVASKAGDVVVGALNMIGVRYRWGGDTPDSGLDCSGFVRYVFQDTLGMTLPRRAEEMSRVGEKVRVSDLKPGDLVFFNTMRRSFSHVGIYIGDNKFVHSPSTGSTIRVDDMENAYWEKRFTGARRIENAQFNDGSELRQRVSATIGGY
- a CDS encoding 2-isopropylmalate synthase; the encoded protein is MAADKLIIFDTTLRDGEQSPGASMTKEEKIRIAKQLERMKVDVIEAGFAASSNGDFDAINTIASLVKDSTVCSLARANDKDIQRAADALKPANQFRIHTFIATSALHMEKKLRMSSEQVYEQARLAVRFARKFTDDVEFSPEDGSRSDIDFLCRVLEAVIDEGARTINIADTVGYGVPELYGNLVKTLRERIPNSDKAIFSVHCHDDLGMAVANSLAGVQIGGARQVECTMNGLGERAGNTSLEEIVMAVKTRKDYFGLDVGIDTSQIVPTSKLVSQITGFVVQPNKAVVGANAFAHASGIHQDGVLKARDTYEIMRAEDVGWSANKIVLGKLSGRNAFKQRLEELGVTMESEAAVNAAFARFKDLADRKAEIFDEDIMQIVSEGSAESQAKEHFRFVSMKQHSETGEQPQARVVFAVDGTETTGEARGNGPVDATLHAIESKVESGAELVLYSVNAITTGTQAQGEVTVRLSKSGRIVNGVGTDPDIVAASAKAYIAALNKLHSKVEKLNPQL